The following nucleotide sequence is from Solanum dulcamara chromosome 7, daSolDulc1.2, whole genome shotgun sequence.
TGATCGGATTGTGATTCGAAAGTCGATATCGAGTCTAAATTTAGAAGTCGAATCTTGAGTTGAAAGTTGAGTTGGATCCCACATCAGCTGTCGGGGTTGGGTTCCGAGTCAATTAATAGGATTGATTTTCATGTCAAAAactattttcctaaaaaatattttcttctctctatcaaaaaataaaagatattttctaaaaaatattttcattcactAACCgaacaatagaaaatatttgTCACACACCAAcctaacataagaaaataagttagaaaccaacttgtttttgaagaaaacattttctaggaaaacattttccttcgtaccaaacacacccttatagtacttttcttttcattcttttgATATCTTTCATATAACAGAGAAAAATAGCTATTTATAAGCCTTAAAATTTAAACTTGGGGACAAATTTTGCTACAATGCTAATACTTGAATATCAATCTTGCAACAGTGGCCATACACATTTATTtataacaaaacaatacaatGTTTATTTGCTTATCATACACATACAATATATGGTGCATAAATTAAACCAGTTTCAGATTTGAGTAAATAATTTAACTCTGcattaatatttttggtatTAAAGTATTCAATATGTGATGAAATTGGTTTAATTTTTTAGAAGTTGATAATAATCTTGACACAATGTGGATTTTTCAATAACtcaattgattggttgatttcaGTCAACGAAATTTCGTGAGTTATAAGCTCATCTAGTTGAATCTcctgaagaaaaagaaaaaagtaaaagtcaatatcaatttgaaaaaatttcaaatgccaaaaagaagaaaaaaaatttctAATTAGAAAATGAATCTATACCATGTAAAGATGGTTTTCAAGATGTTACACTTTACAACCGACTAAATATAAAACTAAATATTTCGTGCCAATTGATGTgtcatattttcaaagaatatcattattttaaattaaaaaaaaaaaaaactaatccaCTAACGGGGTGTGTAGgactaattttttattaataaatggAAAAGCAGAACCTCAAAGAAAAGAGTACGAGCAAACAAGGGAGCTAGCATTATCTTTTACTAATCGTAATGAGGTCAGGGGCGAAGCTAGTAAAGGCATAGCCTTCGGGGTTTCAAACCTCTTcaatgaaaaattaaattatttatatatgattaaaattattttttttatatatatatcgtaGATGTTAAAttcgtttttattttttttatatattttaaatttttttaataaaaatcttGGCTCCATTACTGAACGGAGTAACGGAAATTGTACCTTTTTTGCGCATCTGTGAAGTAGGGAAGGAAGATCTGAGTGAAGTCTTATTCCACCATAGATTGAACCTTTCAATGTTCGACCACATAATAAGGGAACCAAGTTGAATTCCCTAGTAAGCCCATTTCCTGCACCAATTAGAACAATTGTCCCAATTCCCTAatagtaattgagataaagaagaagaatataatGTTAATAAGTTTTTTTATATGTCTTATCAACAAATTTTAGTAAAAAACTTTACCAATTTTGAGGCATCAATGGCTTCATTAAGCATGGATGGAATCCCGGTACATTCGAAAACATAATCAACACCTAAGCCTCCAGTAACACCTTTTATCATCTCGGAAATTGATGTCCCGTTATCTTTAGGGTTAATGAAATCTGTCATTCCAAAGGCTTCTCCTTTTCCCCGTTTCAATTCGTTGATATCAACACCAATTATTTTCGATGCCCCTTGACTTCGAGCTCCCTCAACCACctacaatatttttcataacttgTTGAATTTATTTAGTTACATTTAAACAATCGAGCTAAGTCAAAATGTACTGACTCCAAATCCAACAGCACCAAGACCTAGTACAGCAACAGTTGAGCCCTTTTCAATATGAACTTCTCTCCATGTTGCTCCATAACCTGTCGTAAATCCACAACAAAGCAAGCTAGCATGTGGAAGCGAAATCTTCtgaggatcaaccttgatcacGTAGTTGGCATTAATGACTGTATATTCCGACCAAGTAGAGCAACTAAAAGAATGGTATAATACTTGTCCTCCTTGAATAGACATTCTTGATGTACCATCCAACATTAGGCCAGAAAGGGTCATGGGATATTTGTGACATAAATTGGACCTTCCTGACTTGCAATTTGGGCATTCTTTGCATTCTCCCAAGTAAAGTGGCATCACTATATCTCCTTTTTTAAGGTTTTTCACACTTTCTCCCACACTTTCTATCATGCTGCAAATTCAAATTAGTCAAGACTGGCTAAACAAATCCATTAATTCACATCATTTGCAATacatatattcatattgagGAAAACTATTTTTTAGATCATGTTTCGCATTGGAGAAGGACAGCTTTGACATAACTAGTAAAGTTGTTGACATATAATCAGAAAGTCACGGGTTCGAGCTATGCAAACAGTCTCTTGTAGAAATAAACAGTCTCTTGTAGAAATGCAGAGTAAAACTACATGCAATAAACCATTAATGTGATCCACCCCTTCTTAGGACCCCGTGCATAGGAAGATGAGGAGTAATTGTCGAATCTGAATATCCAATATAAGTTTGTTGCAATAACAGAATGAAAGGTCCAATAGATGAAACAGAGAGAAGATTTTCCTACCCAACTCCTTCATGTCCAAGAACTCGAGGAAATATAGGCTGGAGAAGATAGAAGAAAAACCAATTCAACAAAACGATCGATCCAAATTACTTAAGAAAGATGAGCAGAATGAAATGGAAACAGAGTAACATACAATGGGATTGCCATTGAGACCGAGAATGTCAGAGTGGCATAAACTGGCAAAGAGCATCTTAATCCGAACTTCATTTGATTTTGGTAGATCCACTTGTATATCTTCGATCGTTAACCTCTCCCCTGCCTTCCATACTACTGCAGCTGTACGCACGCATAATGCATATTATATTCTTTTCGTaatgttaaaattaaagaaaaaaactagCTCTTGATCTCCATGATTATTACTCACCTTTGCATGTGATAACTTTACTGTTGCTTGATTCCATGGTCAGTTAATTTCTCCTCTAAGTTTTCTGGACTCGTAAATGATAAAAGTAGCTTAAGTTTGATTGAGCacagaattaaaaaaaaaaaaagtgacttTCAACACATAACAAAAGAGGTGTCATGACATTTATATGGCTATGGTCGTAAAATGAGAAACTTGCACTTCtgatattttctaaatatatatcTATTATATAGAAAGGTAATATGGGAGTCCTAACATTGATAAATTATAAATTGAGATTGTCTAAAACTATATAAAGAGTCCAAATTCTTCTCATCCCACGAATATGGGACTCAACAAGATCAATTGTTGTACATGAACAACTGTGAACAGACAACATATACTCCAAATTCTTGAATATATATACTCAAAAGCAAGAACCAAAAATTCATCAATTTCTCCCACAGCcaacaataatataatttgaacaacaaaaaaaagcCCAAGAAATTGATGACAATTAACAACCTAGATAAACTGGAgatgaaattaaataaaactcaaaCAGTTTGGGCAAAGATATATATTACCTCAACTTTGCTTCAATTTGGAGGAGAGAAAGAGAAATGTTTCAGTGGAACTGAATTGACAGGGACCCTCTTCAAATACATTTTTctagggctgggcataaaataccgaaaatcGAATTATCGAATCGAGTCGGCTATTTTGATATTTCGttattcggtaattcggtattgaaatataaaatttgatatttcggtttcggtattcgaaaaataccgaataccgatttatttattttttattaatacaaaaaaaatggaaaaaaaaaagaaaaattaccaaaaagagaagagtttagTAAGAGCAAACTATcccattttttcattttccttaCCATTTCCATTTCAACCTTCCCATGTTTACAGCAAACTATATGCacacttaaaatttaaattcatatacatgaaaaaattataaattctaattttaaatttatgcaattagttaagaattctaatttcactttgcatgattcACCACGTCAGTTATCTACATAAACAGTTTGGTAGTTACATTGAAAACGAAAGATTCCTactctttcatatctttgcaggaactaattaataattagtgcaaTGATATAgtgtttttggataattcaaagaaaaacttatgtataaa
It contains:
- the LOC129896218 gene encoding 8-hydroxygeraniol oxidoreductase-like isoform X1, which encodes MESSNSKVITCKAAVVWKAGERLTIEDIQVDLPKSNEVRIKMLFASLCHSDILGLNGNPIPIFPRVLGHEGVGMIESVGESVKNLKKGDIVMPLYLGECKECPNCKSGRSNLCHKYPMTLSGLMLDGTSRMSIQGGQVLYHSFSCSTWSEYTVINANYVIKVDPQKISLPHASLLCCGFTTGYGATWREVHIEKGSTVAVLGLGAVGFGVVEGARSQGASKIIGVDINELKRGKGEAFGMTDFINPKDNGTSISEMIKGVTGGLGVDYVFECTGIPSMLNEAIDASKLGIGTIVLIGAGNGLTREFNLVPLLCGRTLKGSIYGGIRLHSDLPSLLHRCAKKEIQLDELITHEISLTEINQSIELLKNPHCVKIIINF
- the LOC129896218 gene encoding 8-hydroxygeraniol oxidoreductase-like isoform X2, whose product is MESSNSKVITCKAAVVWKAGERLTIEDIQVDLPKSNEVRIKMLFASLCHSDILGLNGNPIPIFPRVLGHEGVGMIESVGESVKNLKKGDIVMPLYLGECKECPNCKSGRSNLCHKYPMTLSGLMLDGTSRMSIQGGQVLYHSFSCSTWSEYTVINANYVIKVDPQKISLPHASLLCCGFTTGYGATWREVHIEKGSTVAVLGLGAVGFGVVEGARSQGASKIIGVDINELKRGKGEAFGMTDFINPKDNGTSISEMIKGNGLTREFNLVPLLCGRTLKGSIYGGIRLHSDLPSLLHRCAKKEIQLDELITHEISLTEINQSIELLKNPHCVKIIINF